A genomic window from Cupriavidus metallidurans CH34 includes:
- a CDS encoding phosphoglycerate kinase, with product MTSVLRLTDLISQGKISGKRVFIRADLNVPQDDAGNITEDTRIRASVPAIQACLEAGATVMVTSHLGRPTEGEFKPEDSLAPIATRLSELLGKPVKLVQNWVDGVEVAPGQIVLLENCRVNKGEKKNSDELAQKMAKLCDVYVNDAFGTAHRAEATTHGIAKFAPIACAGPLLAAEIDALGRALGQPARPLVAIVAGSKVSTKLTILKALADKVDNLIVGGGIANTFMLAAGLKIGKSLAEADLVGDAKTIIDIMAARGASVPIPVDVVCAKEFSATAAATVKDVKDVTDDDMILDIGPKTAAMLADQLKAAGTIVWNGPVGVFEFDQFGNGTKVLAEAIATSKAFSIAGGGDTLAAIAKYGIADRVGYISTGGGAFLEFLEGKKLPAFEVLEQRAAG from the coding sequence ATGACCTCTGTCCTGCGTCTTACCGATCTCATTTCCCAAGGCAAAATCTCCGGCAAACGTGTGTTCATCCGTGCCGACCTGAACGTGCCGCAAGACGACGCAGGCAATATCACCGAAGACACCCGCATCCGCGCGTCGGTGCCGGCCATTCAGGCCTGCCTGGAAGCCGGCGCGACCGTCATGGTGACGTCGCACCTGGGCCGTCCGACCGAGGGCGAGTTCAAGCCGGAGGATTCGCTGGCACCGATTGCCACGCGCCTGTCCGAACTGCTCGGCAAGCCGGTGAAACTGGTCCAGAACTGGGTCGACGGTGTCGAGGTGGCGCCTGGCCAGATCGTGCTCCTGGAAAACTGCCGCGTGAACAAGGGCGAGAAGAAGAACAGCGACGAGCTGGCCCAGAAGATGGCCAAGCTCTGTGACGTCTACGTGAACGACGCGTTCGGCACCGCCCACCGCGCCGAGGCCACCACTCACGGTATCGCCAAGTTTGCCCCGATCGCCTGCGCCGGCCCGCTGCTGGCCGCCGAGATCGACGCGCTGGGCCGCGCGCTGGGCCAGCCGGCGCGTCCGCTGGTGGCCATCGTGGCCGGCTCGAAGGTTTCGACCAAGCTCACCATCCTGAAGGCACTGGCCGACAAGGTGGACAACCTGATCGTCGGCGGCGGCATCGCCAACACGTTCATGCTGGCCGCTGGCCTGAAGATCGGCAAGTCGCTCGCCGAGGCCGACCTCGTGGGTGACGCCAAGACGATCATCGACATCATGGCCGCGCGCGGCGCATCGGTGCCGATTCCCGTCGACGTGGTCTGCGCCAAGGAGTTCAGCGCCACGGCTGCGGCGACGGTCAAGGACGTCAAGGACGTTACCGACGACGACATGATCCTCGACATCGGCCCGAAGACCGCCGCGATGCTGGCCGACCAGCTCAAGGCTGCCGGCACGATCGTCTGGAACGGTCCGGTCGGCGTGTTCGAATTCGATCAGTTCGGCAACGGTACCAAGGTGCTGGCCGAAGCCATCGCCACGTCGAAGGCATTCTCGATTGCAGGTGGCGGCGACACGCTGGCCGCCATCGCCAAGTACGGCATCGCCGATCGCGTCGGGTATATCTCGACCGGTGGCGGCGCCTTCCTGGAATTCCTGGAAGGCAAGAAGCTGCCCGCATTCGAAGTGCTGGAACAGCGCGCCGCAGGCTGA
- a CDS encoding phosphoribosylaminoimidazolesuccinocarboxamide synthase, translating to MSDALYESSIQSLPLLGKGKVRDNYAVGDDKLLIVTTDRLSAFDVILGEPIPAKGRVLNQMANFWFKKLAHIVPNHETDVTAESVVAPNEVEQVKGRAVVVKRLKPILVEAVVRGYLAGSGWKDYQATGKVCGIALPAGLQNAQKLPEPIFTPAAKAEMGEHDENISFDEVEARIGKELAAKMRDISIRLYKEAADYAATRGIIIADTKFEFGLDENGTLTLMDEVLTADSSRFWPADSYQVGTNPPSFDKQFVRDWLEAVRIDGKPWPKTAPAPKLPEDVVQKTADKYKEALTRLTGEALQ from the coding sequence ATGTCCGACGCCCTCTACGAATCCTCCATCCAGTCCCTGCCGCTGCTCGGCAAAGGCAAGGTCCGCGATAACTACGCTGTCGGCGACGACAAGCTGCTGATCGTGACCACCGACCGTCTGTCGGCCTTCGACGTGATCCTGGGCGAGCCGATTCCGGCCAAGGGCCGCGTGCTGAACCAGATGGCCAACTTCTGGTTCAAGAAGCTCGCGCACATCGTGCCGAACCATGAGACCGACGTGACCGCTGAGTCCGTGGTGGCGCCGAACGAGGTGGAGCAGGTGAAGGGCCGTGCCGTGGTGGTCAAGCGCCTGAAGCCGATCCTGGTGGAAGCGGTGGTGCGCGGCTACCTCGCCGGCAGCGGCTGGAAGGACTACCAGGCCACGGGCAAGGTGTGCGGCATCGCCCTGCCGGCCGGCCTGCAGAACGCGCAGAAGCTGCCCGAGCCGATCTTCACGCCGGCGGCCAAGGCCGAGATGGGCGAGCACGACGAGAACATCTCGTTCGATGAAGTCGAGGCCCGCATCGGCAAGGAACTGGCCGCGAAGATGCGTGACATCTCGATCCGTCTGTACAAGGAAGCCGCCGACTACGCCGCCACGCGCGGCATCATCATCGCCGACACAAAGTTCGAGTTCGGTCTGGACGAAAACGGCACGCTGACGCTGATGGACGAAGTGCTGACGGCCGACTCGTCGCGCTTCTGGCCGGCCGATTCGTATCAGGTGGGCACCAACCCGCCGTCGTTCGACAAGCAGTTCGTGCGTGACTGGCTCGAAGCCGTACGCATCGACGGCAAGCCGTGGCCGAAGACCGCGCCGGCGCCGAAGCTGCCGGAAGACGTGGTGCAGAAGACCGCCGACAAGTACAAGGAAGCGCTGACCCGCCTGACCGGCGAAGCGCTGCAGTAA
- the pyk gene encoding pyruvate kinase, translating to MTRSTKIVATIGPASSTLEVLTRMIGAGVDVVRLNFSHGTAQDHIDRAALVREAAAACGREVAIMADLQGPKIRVGKFENGKITLKPGDAFILDSACQMGNQERVGLDYKDLPRDVGPGDLLLLNDGLIVLVVDRVLGNEIFTTVRIGGELSNNKGINRQGGGLSAPALTAKDMEDIKTAMALGADYVAVSFPKNATDMEMARQLTNVAGQPHNHKARMIAKIERAEAIRPGVLEEILLASDGIMVARGDLAVEVGNAAVPALQKRMIKLAREANKLTITATQMMESMIVNPVPTRAEVSDVANAVLDGTDAVMTSAETAAGRYPVETVEAMAAICLEAEKSEVVQLDTDFLNQTFARIDQSIAMGALFTAYHLGVKAIAALTDSGATALWMSRHRIHVPIYAMTPNLASQRKMQLYRNVVPLPLQSSADRDVALEQAEELLLSQGVVQRGDFIVLTIGEPMGQPGGTNTLKIVRVGTR from the coding sequence ATGACACGTTCCACCAAGATCGTCGCCACGATTGGCCCCGCATCCAGCACGCTGGAAGTGTTGACCCGCATGATCGGAGCAGGGGTTGACGTGGTGCGCCTGAACTTCTCGCATGGCACCGCGCAGGACCATATCGATCGCGCCGCCCTGGTGCGTGAGGCGGCGGCGGCCTGCGGGCGCGAGGTGGCCATCATGGCCGACCTGCAGGGCCCCAAGATCCGCGTGGGCAAGTTCGAGAACGGCAAGATCACGCTCAAGCCGGGCGACGCGTTCATCCTCGATTCGGCCTGCCAGATGGGCAATCAGGAGCGCGTGGGCCTGGATTACAAGGATCTGCCGCGCGATGTGGGCCCGGGCGACCTGCTCCTGCTCAACGACGGCCTGATCGTGCTGGTGGTGGACCGCGTGCTCGGCAACGAGATCTTCACCACGGTGCGTATCGGTGGCGAGCTGTCCAACAACAAGGGCATCAATCGTCAGGGTGGCGGCCTGTCGGCGCCGGCGCTGACCGCCAAGGACATGGAGGACATCAAGACCGCCATGGCGCTGGGCGCGGACTACGTGGCCGTGAGCTTCCCGAAGAACGCCACTGACATGGAAATGGCCCGCCAGCTCACCAACGTGGCAGGCCAGCCGCACAACCACAAGGCGCGCATGATCGCGAAGATCGAGCGGGCCGAGGCGATTCGTCCGGGCGTGCTCGAGGAAATCCTGCTGGCGTCGGACGGCATCATGGTGGCGCGCGGCGATCTGGCCGTCGAAGTTGGCAACGCCGCCGTGCCCGCGCTGCAGAAGCGCATGATCAAGCTGGCCCGCGAGGCCAACAAGCTGACGATCACCGCCACCCAGATGATGGAGAGCATGATCGTCAACCCGGTGCCGACGCGGGCCGAAGTGTCCGACGTGGCCAACGCCGTGCTCGATGGCACCGACGCCGTGATGACGTCGGCCGAGACCGCTGCCGGCCGCTATCCGGTGGAAACGGTCGAAGCCATGGCCGCGATCTGTCTGGAAGCCGAGAAGTCGGAGGTGGTGCAGCTCGACACCGACTTCCTGAACCAGACCTTCGCGCGGATCGACCAGTCGATCGCGATGGGTGCGCTGTTCACCGCCTATCATCTAGGTGTCAAGGCGATCGCGGCGCTGACCGATTCCGGCGCCACGGCGCTGTGGATGAGCCGTCACCGCATTCATGTGCCGATCTACGCGATGACGCCGAACCTGGCGTCGCAACGCAAGATGCAGCTCTATCGCAATGTGGTGCCGCTGCCGCTGCAGTCGAGCGCGGACCGCGACGTGGCGCTTGAGCAGGCCGAGGAACTGCTGCTGTCCCAGGGCGTGGTGCAGCGCGGCGATTTCATCGTGCTGACGATCGGCGAGCCGATGGGCCAGCCCGGCGGCACGAATACGCTCAAGATCGTGAGGGTGGGCACCCGGTAG
- a CDS encoding AzlC family ABC transporter permease: MTPRPLSPVWQRLWHRFAEVERDAFLEGARFFARFQPAIFSWGLVTGVAMSKSALTVPEAIGMSLLVYAGSAQLAVLPLFAAGMPIWTVLLTSAVVNLRFVIFSAALQPHFSYLPLWRRTVLGFFNGDLHFVYFMQRYTEPGYAPGKEGYFWGMALFNCVTWQVSSIIGILLASLFPDSWGLALAGMMALIPVMVSTINSRSTLLAVAVSSVLALLCFDLPYRLGLVVAVIGAIAAGMASDEMAARATLRGIRARKSAQPQAGDQT, from the coding sequence ATGACACCCCGACCATTGTCCCCGGTGTGGCAGCGCCTTTGGCACCGCTTCGCCGAGGTGGAGCGCGATGCCTTTCTCGAAGGCGCGCGTTTCTTCGCCCGTTTCCAGCCCGCGATTTTTTCCTGGGGGCTGGTCACAGGGGTGGCGATGAGCAAGTCGGCGCTGACCGTGCCGGAGGCGATCGGCATGTCGCTGCTGGTCTATGCGGGGTCCGCGCAACTGGCCGTACTGCCGCTGTTCGCCGCCGGCATGCCGATCTGGACCGTGCTGCTGACCAGCGCCGTGGTCAACCTGCGTTTCGTGATCTTCAGCGCGGCGCTACAGCCGCATTTCAGCTACCTGCCGCTATGGCGCCGGACCGTGCTCGGCTTCTTCAATGGCGATCTGCATTTCGTCTACTTCATGCAGCGCTACACCGAGCCGGGCTACGCGCCGGGCAAGGAAGGGTATTTCTGGGGCATGGCGCTCTTCAACTGCGTCACGTGGCAGGTATCGTCGATCATCGGCATCCTGCTGGCGAGCCTGTTCCCCGATAGCTGGGGGCTGGCGCTGGCCGGCATGATGGCGTTGATCCCGGTGATGGTTTCCACGATCAATTCGCGCTCGACGTTGCTGGCCGTGGCGGTGTCCTCGGTCCTGGCGCTGCTGTGTTTCGACCTGCCGTACCGGCTGGGGCTGGTGGTGGCGGTCATCGGGGCAATCGCGGCGGGCATGGCCAGCGATGAGATGGCCGCGCGCGCCACGCTGCGCGGCATTCGCGCGCGCAAGTCCGCGCAACCCCAGGCCGGAGACCAGACATGA
- the purE gene encoding 5-(carboxyamino)imidazole ribonucleotide mutase: MSNESKPVVGVVMGSSSDWDVMQHAVAMLKDFNVPFEAQVVSAHRMADDMFRYAEAARGRGIRAIIAGAGGAAHLPGMIAAKTIVPVFGVPVPSKYLRGEDSLLSIVQMPKGVPVATFAIGEAGAANAALHAIATLATTDDALASALEAFRAKQTEAARAMTLPV, translated from the coding sequence ATGAGCAACGAATCGAAGCCTGTGGTTGGCGTGGTAATGGGCAGCAGTTCCGATTGGGACGTGATGCAGCACGCCGTGGCCATGCTCAAGGATTTCAACGTGCCGTTCGAAGCGCAGGTGGTGTCGGCGCACCGGATGGCCGATGACATGTTCCGCTATGCCGAAGCGGCGCGCGGCCGTGGCATCCGCGCGATCATCGCCGGCGCCGGCGGTGCCGCGCACCTGCCGGGCATGATCGCCGCCAAGACCATCGTGCCGGTGTTCGGCGTGCCGGTGCCGTCGAAGTACCTGCGCGGCGAGGACTCGCTGCTGTCGATCGTGCAGATGCCGAAGGGTGTGCCCGTGGCCACCTTCGCCATCGGCGAGGCCGGCGCCGCCAACGCGGCGCTGCACGCGATCGCCACGCTGGCCACCACTGACGACGCGCTGGCCAGCGCGCTGGAAGCGTTCCGCGCAAAGCAGACCGAAGCCGCGCGCGCGATGACGCTGCCCGTATAA
- a CDS encoding helix-turn-helix transcriptional regulator, protein MDQATMHGAIRGLYEGILDPAAWQQSLRALTAIAGTTHASMMVWDTVRDQVTVNEVVNPVEELFLAYENDFQAMDPAKAFAPRLVPGAWYVDARDLGHQAMARHPFYGEFFHKFELGSYMACLVERQPHYEVYFSMQRSLAQGNFSGDDAQRLDWVVPHMRSAIAIRDRTLALSTMTTLATRLIERLAFAVAVYSPDRRLLLANTAGERWARRLDPLGKTTEWQLSRSFMEMLHGACDPAKPQAAMAARATGPNGSQAEVLVLPLPASHAFASTWQTPAALVVVHEAGAPSVLLDSVMRNLYGLTPAETRLVARLATGEGLPEASRQMRIRHETARTQLKAIFLKTGCTS, encoded by the coding sequence ATGGATCAAGCGACCATGCATGGCGCGATCCGGGGGCTTTACGAGGGCATCCTGGACCCGGCAGCCTGGCAGCAAAGTCTGCGTGCGTTAACGGCAATAGCCGGCACGACGCACGCCTCCATGATGGTATGGGACACGGTCCGCGACCAGGTGACCGTCAACGAGGTGGTCAACCCGGTCGAGGAATTGTTTCTCGCCTATGAAAACGATTTCCAGGCCATGGACCCGGCCAAGGCGTTCGCACCCAGGCTGGTGCCCGGCGCCTGGTATGTCGATGCGCGCGACCTGGGCCATCAGGCCATGGCGCGTCATCCGTTCTATGGCGAGTTCTTCCACAAGTTCGAATTGGGTTCATACATGGCCTGCCTGGTAGAGCGCCAGCCGCACTACGAGGTTTACTTCTCGATGCAGCGCTCGCTGGCGCAGGGCAACTTCAGCGGCGATGACGCGCAGCGGCTCGATTGGGTGGTACCGCACATGCGCAGCGCGATCGCGATCCGCGACCGCACGCTGGCGCTGTCGACGATGACCACGCTGGCGACGCGGCTGATCGAACGACTGGCATTCGCCGTGGCCGTCTATTCGCCCGACCGGCGGCTGCTGCTGGCCAATACGGCTGGTGAACGCTGGGCACGCCGGCTCGACCCGTTGGGCAAGACCACCGAGTGGCAGCTTTCGCGCAGCTTCATGGAGATGCTGCACGGCGCCTGCGATCCCGCAAAACCGCAGGCCGCCATGGCGGCCCGCGCCACCGGCCCGAATGGCAGCCAGGCCGAAGTGCTGGTGCTGCCCCTGCCGGCCAGCCACGCCTTTGCCTCGACATGGCAGACGCCCGCGGCGCTGGTTGTCGTGCATGAGGCGGGCGCCCCGTCGGTGCTGCTCGACTCGGTCATGCGCAACCTGTACGGCCTGACACCCGCCGAGACCCGGTTGGTCGCGCGGCTGGCCACGGGCGAAGGGTTGCCCGAAGCCAGCCGGCAGATGCGCATCCGGCACGAGACCGCGCGCACCCAGCTCAAGGCGATCTTCCTCAAGACCGGCTGCACCAGCTAG
- a CDS encoding helix-turn-helix transcriptional regulator gives MHETIRGLYQGVLEPQAWQRSLSALCDLSQSERASLLVFDPASGSVSVRQTAALAALASQATPHDSPQTLSFNERLNVGGWFIHRRDTGFAATLGAFPQEDIAGVAPASMMTCLIDRQPGHEIYLSLQRPAGADGFLEADARALDWIIPHLREAVAMRDRAQAASTHGRVSANLLNQLPFGVIVFTAAGEPLLANAAGEPWIGRLMPIRADGAADGTLVPAGQGWRLSKPFHEVMRGLTDAGAPLEAGAIHAVSTDGHEAQIVAMRLTPGTPLSSACLGQPLLVAIHESHGTPRTVPTVLRDLYGLTPAETRLAALLTTGIGLPEASIQLGIKRETGRSQLKSIFTKTNTSTQAQLAHLLTRLGSVLAEPAR, from the coding sequence ATGCACGAGACCATTCGTGGTCTCTATCAAGGCGTTCTGGAACCGCAGGCCTGGCAGCGCAGCCTGTCCGCGCTATGCGACCTCAGCCAGAGCGAGCGCGCCTCGCTCCTGGTTTTCGACCCCGCGAGCGGCAGTGTGAGCGTGCGGCAGACGGCCGCGCTTGCTGCCCTTGCCTCGCAGGCAACGCCCCACGATTCGCCGCAAACGCTTTCCTTCAACGAACGGCTGAACGTGGGCGGTTGGTTCATTCATCGACGCGACACGGGATTCGCTGCAACCCTCGGCGCCTTTCCGCAGGAGGACATCGCCGGCGTTGCACCCGCTTCGATGATGACCTGCCTGATCGACAGGCAGCCCGGCCACGAGATCTACCTGTCGCTGCAGCGTCCGGCCGGCGCCGATGGTTTCCTGGAAGCCGATGCCCGCGCCCTGGACTGGATCATTCCGCACCTGCGCGAAGCAGTGGCCATGCGCGACCGCGCGCAGGCCGCCAGCACGCATGGCCGCGTGTCAGCCAATCTGCTGAACCAGTTGCCATTCGGCGTGATCGTCTTCACGGCTGCCGGCGAGCCACTGCTGGCGAATGCGGCAGGCGAGCCGTGGATCGGCCGACTGATGCCGATACGCGCGGACGGCGCCGCCGACGGCACGCTGGTACCGGCTGGACAAGGCTGGCGGCTCTCGAAGCCGTTCCACGAAGTCATGCGCGGGCTCACCGATGCGGGCGCGCCGCTGGAGGCTGGCGCCATTCACGCCGTGAGCACGGACGGCCACGAGGCCCAGATCGTTGCGATGCGACTGACGCCGGGCACGCCGCTGTCCTCGGCATGTCTCGGGCAGCCCCTGCTGGTGGCGATTCACGAAAGCCACGGCACGCCGCGGACGGTCCCCACCGTGCTGCGCGACCTCTACGGCCTGACGCCAGCGGAAACGCGGCTCGCCGCGCTGCTGACCACAGGCATCGGCCTGCCGGAGGCGAGCATCCAGCTCGGCATCAAGCGCGAGACGGGCCGGTCCCAGCTCAAGTCGATCTTCACCAAGACCAACACGAGCACGCAGGCGCAGCTTGCTCACCTGCTCACGCGACTGGGCAGCGTGCTGGCCGAACCCGCGCGGTAG
- the fba gene encoding class II fructose-bisphosphate aldolase (catalyzes the reversible aldol condensation of dihydroxyacetonephosphate and glyceraldehyde 3-phosphate in the Calvin cycle, glycolysis, and/or gluconeogenesis): MPLVSMRQLLDHAAENNYGLPAFNVNNLEQVQAIMQAADEVNAPVIMQASAGARKYAGEHFLRHLIEAAVEAYPHIPVVMHQDHGQSPAICKAAIDLNFSSVMMDGSLKEDGKTPSDYEYNVDVTRKVVQMAHALGVTVEGELGCLGSLETGEAGEEDGIGAEGKLDHSMLLTDPEQAADFVKATQLDALAIAIGTSHGAYKFTRKPTGDILAIGRIKEIHARIPNTHLVMHGSSSVPQELLAEIRQFGGDMKETYGVPVEEIQEAIKYGVRKINIDTDIRLAMTGAIRRFFVENPSKFDPREYLKPAREAAKLVCKARYIAFGCEGQASKIKAVSLTDVAQQYKAGKLAQVVQ, translated from the coding sequence ATGCCACTCGTATCCATGCGCCAGTTGCTGGACCATGCCGCCGAGAACAACTACGGTCTGCCGGCTTTCAACGTGAACAACCTCGAGCAGGTTCAGGCCATCATGCAGGCCGCCGACGAGGTCAACGCCCCGGTGATCATGCAGGCATCGGCAGGCGCGCGCAAATACGCTGGCGAGCACTTCCTGCGTCACCTGATCGAAGCCGCCGTGGAAGCCTATCCGCACATCCCGGTGGTGATGCACCAGGATCACGGCCAGTCGCCGGCGATCTGCAAGGCCGCCATCGACCTGAACTTCTCGTCGGTGATGATGGATGGCTCGCTGAAGGAAGACGGCAAGACCCCGTCGGACTACGAGTACAACGTCGACGTGACCCGCAAGGTGGTGCAGATGGCCCACGCGCTGGGCGTGACCGTGGAAGGCGAACTGGGTTGCCTGGGCTCGCTGGAAACCGGTGAAGCCGGCGAGGAAGACGGCATTGGCGCCGAAGGCAAGCTCGATCACTCGATGCTGCTGACCGATCCGGAGCAGGCCGCCGACTTCGTCAAGGCCACCCAGCTCGACGCGCTGGCCATCGCCATCGGCACCTCGCACGGCGCGTACAAGTTCACGCGCAAGCCCACGGGCGACATCCTGGCCATCGGGCGCATCAAGGAAATCCACGCCCGCATTCCGAACACTCACCTGGTGATGCACGGTTCGTCGTCGGTGCCGCAGGAACTGCTGGCTGAAATCCGCCAGTTCGGTGGCGACATGAAGGAAACGTACGGCGTGCCCGTGGAGGAAATCCAGGAAGCGATCAAGTACGGCGTGCGCAAGATCAACATCGACACCGACATCCGTCTGGCGATGACCGGCGCGATCCGCCGCTTCTTCGTGGAGAACCCGAGCAAGTTCGACCCGCGCGAGTACCTGAAGCCGGCCCGCGAAGCCGCCAAGCTCGTGTGCAAGGCCCGCTACATCGCCTTCGGTTGTGAAGGCCAGGCCAGCAAGATCAAGGCCGTGTCGCTGACCGACGTTGCCCAGCAGTACAAGGCCGGCAAGCTCGCCCAGGTCGTGCAGTAA
- a CDS encoding 5-(carboxyamino)imidazole ribonucleotide synthase: protein MPTDIHPHLSEAHTPESRAEFGVNSPNSPILPGAWLGMLGGGQLGRMFTHAAQSMGYRVCVLDPDQDSPAGSVADRHICAAYTDDAALAELSSLCEAVSTEFENVPSISLERLEEAGVFVAPRGYCVSIAQNRIGEKKFFASCADRTGVPPAPHWVIQHDADVDRLPDEVLPGILKTARMGYDGKGQARVKSRDDVRAAWKAMQHVPCVLERMLPLAYEVSVLAARAADGSTATWPLAENVHRDGILFSTTMPSTSVSDDISQRARNAAATIASEMGYVGVLCIEFFVLTDGTLVANEMAPRPHNSGHITMDACETSQFEQQVRAMARLPLGSTRQHSAGKMLNLLGDCWFEFGLERTPAWDEVLAQPGAKLHLYGKNDARPSRKMGHVNCVGDHAEAADRTFDAAAKALHIPS from the coding sequence ATGCCGACCGATATCCATCCCCACCTGTCCGAAGCGCATACCCCCGAGTCGCGCGCCGAGTTCGGCGTGAACAGTCCGAACTCGCCGATCCTGCCGGGCGCCTGGCTCGGCATGCTCGGCGGCGGCCAGCTCGGCCGCATGTTCACGCACGCGGCGCAGTCGATGGGGTACCGCGTTTGCGTGCTCGATCCGGACCAGGACAGCCCGGCCGGCTCCGTGGCTGACCGGCACATCTGCGCGGCATACACCGACGATGCGGCGCTGGCCGAACTGTCCAGCCTGTGCGAGGCGGTGAGCACCGAGTTCGAGAACGTGCCGTCGATCTCGCTCGAGCGTCTGGAGGAAGCCGGCGTGTTCGTCGCGCCGCGCGGCTACTGCGTGTCGATCGCGCAGAACCGCATCGGCGAAAAGAAGTTCTTCGCCTCCTGTGCGGACCGTACCGGCGTGCCGCCGGCCCCGCACTGGGTGATCCAGCACGATGCCGATGTGGACCGGCTGCCTGACGAAGTGCTGCCGGGCATCCTGAAAACCGCGCGGATGGGCTACGACGGCAAGGGCCAGGCGCGCGTGAAGTCGCGCGACGACGTGCGCGCCGCATGGAAGGCCATGCAGCATGTACCGTGCGTGCTCGAGCGGATGCTGCCGCTGGCGTACGAGGTGTCGGTGCTGGCCGCGCGTGCCGCCGATGGCTCCACCGCCACGTGGCCGCTGGCCGAGAACGTGCACCGCGATGGCATCCTGTTTTCGACGACGATGCCTTCGACGAGCGTGTCGGACGATATTTCCCAACGCGCCCGCAACGCCGCGGCGACGATTGCTTCGGAAATGGGCTACGTCGGCGTGCTTTGCATCGAATTCTTCGTGCTGACCGATGGCACGCTGGTGGCCAATGAAATGGCGCCGCGCCCGCATAACTCGGGGCACATCACGATGGATGCCTGCGAGACCAGCCAGTTCGAGCAACAGGTCCGCGCGATGGCTCGCCTGCCGCTGGGCAGCACCCGCCAGCATTCGGCCGGCAAGATGCTGAACCTGCTTGGCGACTGCTGGTTCGAGTTCGGCCTGGAGCGTACGCCCGCGTGGGATGAGGTGCTGGCGCAGCCCGGCGCCAAGCTGCACCTCTACGGCAAGAACGATGCGCGCCCGTCGCGCAAGATGGGGCACGTGAACTGCGTTGGCGACCACGCCGAAGCGGCCGACCGCACGTTCGATGCCGCCGCCAAGGCGCTGCACATCCCCAGCTGA
- a CDS encoding AzlD domain-containing protein has product MSHLEIWISIIGMTLVTVVTRALFLMAGEHVTVPDRIQRALRYAPAAALAAIILPEFLSFEGHFSFSPTNDKLMAGIAATACYLLTKRMVGMIVVGMGVYTALRLLG; this is encoded by the coding sequence ATGAGCCACCTCGAAATCTGGATCTCGATCATCGGCATGACGCTGGTCACGGTAGTGACGCGCGCGCTGTTCCTGATGGCGGGCGAGCACGTGACCGTTCCCGATCGTATCCAGCGCGCGCTGCGCTACGCGCCAGCCGCCGCGCTGGCAGCGATCATCCTGCCCGAGTTCCTGAGCTTCGAAGGGCATTTCTCGTTCTCGCCGACCAACGACAAGCTGATGGCCGGCATTGCGGCCACCGCCTGCTATCTGCTCACGAAGCGCATGGTCGGCATGATCGTCGTCGGCATGGGGGTCTACACGGCGCTGCGCCTGCTCGGCTGA